In a single window of the Planctomycetia bacterium genome:
- a CDS encoding winged helix-turn-helix transcriptional regulator: MTQINKTTCGPPNRPCCQDVAELIEPKFFRALCDPNRVAILARLAQCGRSCTVGEIACCCPVDVSVVSRHLAILRDAGILEATRRGKEVYYCVRFDTFVSTLRVIADAIESCCPPPQKKVPLKKEKRK, from the coding sequence ATGACGCAAATAAACAAAACTACCTGCGGCCCCCCCAACCGCCCCTGCTGCCAGGATGTCGCCGAGCTCATCGAGCCGAAGTTCTTCCGCGCCCTGTGCGACCCCAATCGCGTCGCCATCCTCGCCCGCCTCGCCCAATGCGGAAGATCCTGCACCGTCGGCGAAATCGCCTGCTGCTGCCCCGTCGACGTATCCGTCGTCTCGCGGCACCTGGCCATCCTTCGCGACGCGGGCATTCTGGAAGCGACCCGCCGTGGCAAGGAGGTTTATTACTGCGTCCGGTTCGACACGTTTGTGTCGACCCTCCGCGTCATCGCCGACGCCATTGAGTCTTGTTGTCCACCACCACAAAAAAAGGTTCCCCTTAAGAAGGAGAAACGCAAGTGA
- the arsM gene encoding arsenite methyltransferase, giving the protein MNTPIDVRKMVSESYTHAVNNPGTGCCGGSCCPTQKGALAKLAGYDSQELAALPVEAVINSFGCGNPLAFSEVQPGDVVLDLGSGAGIDLIIAAKMVGPTGRVIGVDMTDAMIEKARANIAAAGMKNIEIRKGIIEEMPVESGTVDWVISNCVINLSPDKPRVFAEIARVLRPGGKMRVSDIVVRELPEAVRKNAALYSSCIAGAIGEEDYLAGLKDAGLLDAEVRDRHLYDAPQIEALVGSELGLNAETAGLAKTTVGNVWSAIFYARKP; this is encoded by the coding sequence GTGAATACCCCGATCGACGTTCGAAAGATGGTCTCCGAATCCTACACCCATGCCGTCAACAATCCCGGCACCGGCTGCTGCGGCGGAAGTTGCTGCCCCACGCAAAAAGGCGCCCTCGCCAAGCTCGCCGGCTACGACTCCCAGGAGCTGGCCGCCCTTCCCGTCGAAGCCGTCATCAACTCCTTCGGCTGCGGCAATCCGCTTGCCTTCAGCGAAGTGCAGCCCGGCGACGTCGTGCTCGACCTGGGCAGCGGCGCGGGAATCGACCTGATCATCGCCGCGAAGATGGTCGGCCCGACCGGCCGCGTCATCGGCGTGGACATGACCGACGCCATGATCGAAAAGGCCCGGGCAAACATCGCCGCGGCGGGGATGAAGAACATCGAAATCCGAAAGGGCATCATCGAAGAGATGCCCGTCGAGTCGGGAACGGTCGATTGGGTCATCTCCAACTGCGTGATCAATCTCTCACCGGACAAGCCGCGCGTCTTCGCGGAGATCGCCCGGGTACTCAGGCCCGGCGGGAAGATGCGCGTGTCGGACATCGTCGTGCGCGAACTACCCGAAGCGGTGCGCAAGAACGCCGCGCTGTATAGTAGTTGCATCGCCGGGGCGATCGGCGAAGAGGACTACCTCGCAGGCCTCAAAGATGCGGGACTCCTCGATGCGGAGGTGCGCGATCGGCATTTATACGACGCGCCGCAGATCGAGGCCCTGGTCGGGTCTGAACTGGGATTGAATGCCGAGACAGCCGGCCTCGCGAAGACGACCGTCGGAAATGTCTGGAGTGCGATCTTCTACGCAAGAAAGCCCTGA